The following are encoded in a window of Salinibacter ruber DSM 13855 genomic DNA:
- a CDS encoding IS1-like element ISSru3 family transposase (programmed frameshift), which translates to MIKETYECRECGSSNIVKNGHSASGSQQYHCKDCGAHKVLDPEPRGYSEEEKEKILRAYRERGSKRAISRIFGISRNTLTRWLKKGRESDSVAEGLRPAEEGDVLELDECWTYVRERANKRWLWVALCRRTRQVVAFVIGDRSARTCARLWSRIPEEYRQGRSFSDFWKSYRPVFAGDPSHRQVGKSSGEMAHVERFFGRLRQKLARYVRRTRAASESERMLHLTTKLFVEWYNEAIT; encoded by the exons ATGATCAAAGAGACTTACGAGTGTAGAGAGTGTGGCTCCTCGAACATCGTCAAAAACGGACACAGCGCTAGCGGCTCTCAGCAGTATCACTGCAAGGACTGTGGAGCGCACAAGGTTCTCGATCCAGAGCCGCGAGGCTACTCCGAGGAGGAGAAAGAGAAAATCCTCCGTGCTTACCGCGAGCGCGGGTCAAAGCGGGCAATCAGCCGGATATTCGGCATCAGCCGCAATACATTGACCCGGTGGCTC AAAAAGGGACGAGAATCCGATTCAGTAGCCGAAGGGCTCCGGCCTGCTGAGGAAGGCGATGTCCTTGAACTCGATGAATGCTGGACGTATGTCCGAGAGCGGGCGAATAAACGGTGGCTGTGGGTTGCTCTGTGCCGGAGAACCCGGCAGGTCGTGGCATTTGTGATCGGAGACCGTTCGGCCAGAACCTGTGCTCGGCTCTGGAGCCGGATTCCGGAGGAATACCGTCAGGGCAGAAGCTTCAGCGACTTCTGGAAGTCCTATCGCCCAGTGTTTGCGGGCGACCCCAGCCACCGGCAGGTCGGAAAGTCCAGTGGTGAGATGGCCCACGTGGAAAGATTCTTCGGGCGACTGCGCCAGAAGCTGGCCCGGTATGTCCGCCGGACGCGAGCGGCCTCCGAGTCAGAACGGATGCTCCATCTGACGACGAAACTGTTCGTGGAGTGGTACAACGAAGCCATCACTTAA
- a CDS encoding ABC transporter ATP-binding protein: MPEAPPLATEHLTRVVDGQTLVADVSIEVRAEEVFVVFGPSGSGKSSLLRLLNRLDEPTGGTVYLDGTDYRTIDPRTLRRRVGWVPQRPTLIEGTVAENVAWGPTLRDEPVDEARLHELLDRLGLSGFADRDADRLSGGEAQRVAIARTLFNDPDVVLLDEPASSLDAAAADRVESLLADVMAAYALTAVLVTHDADRARRLGHRGVRLHDGGGVATGSLDALLSG, from the coding sequence ATGCCGGAGGCCCCGCCCCTTGCCACGGAGCACCTGACCCGCGTCGTCGACGGCCAGACCCTGGTGGCGGACGTGTCGATCGAGGTGCGGGCCGAGGAGGTGTTCGTCGTCTTCGGGCCGTCCGGGTCGGGCAAGAGCTCGCTCCTGCGCCTCCTCAACCGCCTCGACGAGCCGACCGGCGGCACCGTGTACCTCGACGGCACCGACTACCGCACGATCGACCCGCGCACGCTCCGGCGGCGCGTCGGGTGGGTGCCGCAGCGGCCCACGCTCATCGAGGGCACGGTGGCGGAGAACGTGGCGTGGGGCCCGACGCTGCGGGACGAGCCGGTGGATGAGGCGCGCCTCCACGAGTTGCTCGACCGGCTGGGCCTGTCGGGCTTCGCGGACCGGGACGCCGATCGCCTCTCGGGCGGGGAGGCCCAGCGCGTGGCCATCGCCCGCACCTTGTTCAACGACCCCGACGTCGTGCTGCTCGACGAGCCGGCCTCCAGCCTCGACGCCGCGGCGGCCGACCGCGTCGAATCGCTCCTGGCGGACGTGATGGCGGCGTACGCCCTCACCGCCGTCCTCGTGACCCACGACGCCGATCGGGCCCGCCGGCTGGGGCACCGCGGGGTGCGGCTGCATGATGGTGGGGGAGTGGCAACGGGTTCCCTCGATGCTTTGCTCTCTGGATAA
- a CDS encoding arsenate reductase ArsC has product MDTVLFVCTHNSSRSQMAEGLLRSRYGDRYEVHSAGTNPEGVNPFAVAVMDEIGIDVSDHTSDPIEAYDDTPLDVVVTVCDDAAENCPYIPARKKNLHRGFEDPSAVKGAEEEKRAAFRRIRDELADWIDETFPTDR; this is encoded by the coding sequence ATGGACACTGTCTTGTTCGTCTGTACCCACAACTCGTCCCGCTCGCAGATGGCGGAGGGCCTGCTGCGCAGTCGCTACGGCGACCGCTACGAGGTGCACAGCGCCGGCACCAATCCCGAGGGGGTAAACCCGTTCGCCGTGGCCGTGATGGACGAGATCGGGATCGATGTCTCGGACCATACGTCGGACCCCATCGAGGCATACGACGACACGCCGCTCGACGTTGTCGTGACCGTCTGTGACGACGCCGCCGAGAACTGCCCGTACATCCCCGCCCGAAAGAAAAATCTGCACCGGGGCTTCGAGGACCCCTCGGCCGTGAAGGGTGCCGAGGAGGAGAAGCGGGCGGCCTTTCGTCGCATCCGCGACGAACTGGCTGACTGGATTGACGAGACATTCCCAACAGACCGATGA
- a CDS encoding DoxX family protein produces MASPQSRSPSRAAWWTLPLVRLMVGAVFLSEGLQKFLYPVLRGPGRFADMGWPVPEGVASLVGGTEVVCGLLILIGFYTRLAAAGTATIMTTAIITTKIPIWLGEGFGPFEVRTLGEYGFWSMAHAMRTDWAMLLGSLVLVIAGAGPWATDST; encoded by the coding sequence ATGGCATCCCCCCAATCCCGTTCGCCGTCCAGGGCCGCGTGGTGGACGCTCCCCCTCGTCCGCCTCATGGTGGGGGCCGTCTTCCTGTCGGAAGGGCTCCAGAAGTTTCTGTATCCGGTCCTGCGCGGCCCCGGCCGGTTCGCCGACATGGGCTGGCCGGTGCCGGAGGGGGTCGCAAGCCTCGTGGGCGGGACGGAGGTTGTCTGCGGACTGCTCATTCTGATCGGCTTCTACACGCGGCTCGCCGCGGCGGGGACGGCCACGATCATGACGACGGCGATCATCACGACGAAAATTCCGATCTGGCTGGGCGAGGGCTTCGGGCCGTTCGAGGTGCGGACGCTGGGGGAGTACGGCTTCTGGAGCATGGCGCACGCGATGCGCACCGACTGGGCGATGCTGCTCGGCTCGCTCGTGCTGGTGATCGCCGGCGCCGGGCCGTGGGCCACCGATTCGACGTAG
- the crcB gene encoding fluoride efflux transporter CrcB — MLKLLWIALGGSLGALCRYGLSVLARWGLPPTVPWGTLAANLVGCFLIGGLWVLAAQYSFSEELRVFIFTGGIGSLTTFSTYSLESLLLLREGRVWAGLANVLVSNVLGLVLVAIGAGCALFLLGGPVAAFGA, encoded by the coding sequence ATGCTCAAGCTTCTCTGGATTGCCCTTGGCGGAAGCCTCGGCGCGCTGTGTCGGTACGGCCTCTCTGTGCTCGCGCGATGGGGCCTGCCGCCGACGGTTCCGTGGGGCACGCTTGCGGCCAACCTCGTGGGCTGCTTCCTGATCGGGGGGTTGTGGGTCCTCGCTGCCCAGTACTCGTTTTCGGAAGAACTGCGGGTGTTCATTTTTACGGGAGGAATCGGGTCGCTGACGACGTTTTCCACCTACAGCCTTGAGAGCCTCCTGCTGCTGCGGGAGGGACGGGTGTGGGCCGGGCTGGCCAACGTGCTGGTGAGCAATGTGCTCGGCCTCGTCCTGGTTGCGATTGGCGCCGGATGTGCCCTTTTTCTGCTGGGGGGACCCGTTGCTGCGTTCGGCGCATAG
- a CDS encoding CC/Se motif family (seleno)protein yields MQLDLTIDDEAAAYAREQGGVLAIRTRPQHGCCGGRVDLATVNVERPDDPEAYEQTERGGLTVYVHQSLVALGDEPMHIGLDRLWIWRSLYVEAASQM; encoded by the coding sequence ATGCAGCTGGATCTCACCATCGACGACGAGGCGGCCGCCTACGCCCGTGAGCAGGGGGGTGTGCTCGCCATCCGCACGCGGCCCCAGCACGGGTGTTGTGGCGGGCGGGTCGACCTCGCGACGGTGAACGTCGAGCGGCCCGACGATCCGGAGGCCTACGAGCAGACCGAGCGGGGCGGGCTCACGGTGTACGTGCACCAGAGCCTCGTTGCCCTCGGCGACGAGCCGATGCACATCGGCCTCGACCGGCTGTGGATCTGGCGGTCGCTCTACGTGGAGGCGGCGTCGCAGATGTGA
- the arsB gene encoding ACR3 family arsenite efflux transporter — protein MPDPTAAPDATDASPDPSTNGHSETNPPNTLDATAEKAQEGLGVFERYLSLWVALCIAAGVAIGQLIPAVPNVLGEMEVAQVNLPIAVLIWAMIYPMMVQVDFKSILGVRRHPKGIAVTLVVNWLIKPFTMFGVAWLFLKGIFAPFIEPAVASEYVAGAILLGAAPCTAMVFVWSYLTDGDPAYTLVQVSINDLIMLVAFAPIVAFLLGLSDVIVPWDTLLLSVGLYIVIPLVAGALSRTLIIRAKGEEWFDDVFLERLGPVTMVGLLLTLVLLFSFQGEVILQNPLHIALIAVPLVVQTFFVFAIAYGWAYGWRVPHDVAAPAAMIGASNFFELAVATAIAMFGVASGAALATVVGVLVEVPVMLALVRIANATRPQFESRMATA, from the coding sequence ATGCCCGACCCGACGGCCGCTCCCGACGCGACGGACGCCTCCCCCGATCCGTCCACCAACGGCCACAGCGAGACGAATCCCCCAAACACGTTGGACGCCACCGCCGAGAAGGCGCAGGAGGGGCTCGGGGTGTTCGAACGCTACCTGAGCCTGTGGGTGGCCCTGTGCATTGCCGCCGGCGTGGCGATTGGCCAACTGATCCCGGCCGTGCCCAACGTGCTGGGGGAGATGGAGGTGGCACAGGTCAACCTGCCGATTGCCGTCCTCATCTGGGCGATGATCTACCCGATGATGGTGCAGGTCGACTTCAAGAGCATCCTCGGCGTGCGGCGCCACCCGAAGGGCATTGCCGTGACCCTCGTGGTGAACTGGCTCATCAAGCCGTTCACGATGTTCGGGGTTGCGTGGCTCTTCCTGAAGGGGATCTTCGCCCCGTTCATCGAGCCGGCCGTGGCGAGCGAGTACGTGGCGGGAGCAATCCTGCTGGGGGCGGCCCCCTGCACGGCGATGGTGTTCGTGTGGAGCTACCTGACGGACGGGGACCCGGCCTATACGCTGGTGCAGGTGTCGATCAACGACCTCATCATGCTGGTGGCCTTCGCGCCGATCGTCGCGTTCTTGCTGGGGCTCTCGGACGTCATCGTGCCGTGGGACACGCTGCTGCTGTCGGTGGGCCTCTACATCGTAATTCCGCTGGTGGCGGGCGCCCTGTCCCGCACCTTGATCATCCGGGCAAAGGGAGAGGAGTGGTTCGACGATGTCTTCCTGGAGCGGCTCGGGCCGGTGACGATGGTCGGCCTGCTGCTCACGCTCGTGCTCCTGTTCTCCTTCCAGGGCGAGGTGATCCTCCAGAACCCGCTCCACATCGCCCTGATTGCGGTGCCGCTCGTCGTGCAGACCTTCTTCGTGTTTGCCATCGCCTATGGCTGGGCCTACGGCTGGCGGGTGCCGCACGACGTGGCCGCCCCGGCCGCGATGATCGGGGCTAGCAACTTCTTTGAGCTGGCCGTGGCGACGGCCATCGCGATGTTTGGCGTCGCCTCTGGGGCAGCGCTGGCCACCGTGGTGGGCGTGCTGGTGGAGGTGCCGGTCATGCTGGCCCTGGTCCGCATCGCCAATGCTACGCGGCCGCAGTTCGAGTCCCGAATGGCCACGGCCTGA